A stretch of the Rosa rugosa chromosome 5, drRosRugo1.1, whole genome shotgun sequence genome encodes the following:
- the LOC133712542 gene encoding (+)-neomenthol dehydrogenase isoform X2: MAELGLKVILTARDIERGCKAVEALRAQGLHNITFFCLDVSDPCSIKTFSSWFTENFAALDILVNNAAVSFNEINENTVEHAETVIKTNFNGPKLLTEALLPMFRTSSISRILNLSSRLGSLNKVGNPSIKEVLESEKLSEDDIEAVVSLFMEQVKTGTWKTGGWPELWTDYAVSKLALNAYTRVLAKRYEGSLSVNSFCPGFTQTSMTRCKGDHTADDAAIVGARLALLPPDKIQSGKFFLWGSSSSTSNNNVVVSSKL; this comes from the exons ATGGCGGAGTTGGGACTGAAGGTGATATTAACAGCCAGAGACATTGAAAGGGGTTGCAAGGCTGTTGAAGCACTTAGGGCTCAAGGTCTTCATAATATTACCTTTTTCTGCCTCGATGTTTCTGATCCTTGTTCTATCAAAACTTTCTCATCATGGTTCACCGAAAACTTTGCAGCCTTGGATATTCTT GTGAACAACGCAGCAGTTTCGTTCAACGAAATCAATGAAAACACAGTGGAACATGCGGAGACAGTAATCAAAACCAATTTCAATGGACCAAAGTTACTGACTGAGGCTCTCTTGCCCATGTTCCGTACCTCATCCATTAGTCGAATACTCAATCTCAGCTCTAGACTTGGTTCCCTAAAT AAAGTGGGAAACCCTAGCATAAAAGAGGTTCTAGAAAGCGAGAAACTATCAGAGGATGATATCGAGGCAGTTGTTAGCTTGTTTATGGAACAAGTGAAGACCGGGACATGGAAGACCGGAGGTTGGCCTGAATTGTGGACGGACTATGCGGTGTCGAAGCTTGCACTGAATGCATACACCAGGGTTTTGGCAAAGCGCTACGAAGGAAGTTTGAGTGTGAATAGCTTCTGTCCCGGCTTTACTCAGACCTCGATGACTCGGTGCAAAGGAGATCACACCGCTGATGATGCGGCCATTGTCGGCGCTAGGCTGGCCTTGCTTCCTCCGGACAAGATACAGAGTGGAAAATTTTTTCTATGGGGTAGTAGCAGTAGTACCAGTAATAATAATGTGGTGGTATCCTCCAAGTTATAA
- the LOC133712542 gene encoding (+)-neomenthol dehydrogenase isoform X1 — protein sequence MKFKETDQLPIPSPSLSLTRWWSEETVAIVTGANKGIGFALVKRMAELGLKVILTARDIERGCKAVEALRAQGLHNITFFCLDVSDPCSIKTFSSWFTENFAALDILVNNAAVSFNEINENTVEHAETVIKTNFNGPKLLTEALLPMFRTSSISRILNLSSRLGSLNKVGNPSIKEVLESEKLSEDDIEAVVSLFMEQVKTGTWKTGGWPELWTDYAVSKLALNAYTRVLAKRYEGSLSVNSFCPGFTQTSMTRCKGDHTADDAAIVGARLALLPPDKIQSGKFFLWGSSSSTSNNNVVVSSKL from the exons ATGAAGTTCAAAGAAACAGATCAGCTCCCTATTCCCTCTCCGTCCCTCTCCCTAACAAG GTGGTGGTCGGAGGAGACAGTAGCGATAGTGACTGGAGCAAACAAAGGAATTGGGTTTGCGCTGGTGAAAAGAATGGCGGAGTTGGGACTGAAGGTGATATTAACAGCCAGAGACATTGAAAGGGGTTGCAAGGCTGTTGAAGCACTTAGGGCTCAAGGTCTTCATAATATTACCTTTTTCTGCCTCGATGTTTCTGATCCTTGTTCTATCAAAACTTTCTCATCATGGTTCACCGAAAACTTTGCAGCCTTGGATATTCTT GTGAACAACGCAGCAGTTTCGTTCAACGAAATCAATGAAAACACAGTGGAACATGCGGAGACAGTAATCAAAACCAATTTCAATGGACCAAAGTTACTGACTGAGGCTCTCTTGCCCATGTTCCGTACCTCATCCATTAGTCGAATACTCAATCTCAGCTCTAGACTTGGTTCCCTAAAT AAAGTGGGAAACCCTAGCATAAAAGAGGTTCTAGAAAGCGAGAAACTATCAGAGGATGATATCGAGGCAGTTGTTAGCTTGTTTATGGAACAAGTGAAGACCGGGACATGGAAGACCGGAGGTTGGCCTGAATTGTGGACGGACTATGCGGTGTCGAAGCTTGCACTGAATGCATACACCAGGGTTTTGGCAAAGCGCTACGAAGGAAGTTTGAGTGTGAATAGCTTCTGTCCCGGCTTTACTCAGACCTCGATGACTCGGTGCAAAGGAGATCACACCGCTGATGATGCGGCCATTGTCGGCGCTAGGCTGGCCTTGCTTCCTCCGGACAAGATACAGAGTGGAAAATTTTTTCTATGGGGTAGTAGCAGTAGTACCAGTAATAATAATGTGGTGGTATCCTCCAAGTTATAA